In one Tachysurus vachellii isolate PV-2020 chromosome 24, HZAU_Pvac_v1, whole genome shotgun sequence genomic region, the following are encoded:
- the commd1 gene encoding COMM domain-containing protein 1, which produces MADAEAVKALSGLLNGIAQRVYYGNSEMTEELLKEELYPDVPHEEFRVLYDKMRGLLKSVAVADMDQTQLEAFLTAQTRKHGGGGTSSEQAAALARFWKGHRARVRESLLAQSRWEPALRGLSWRVDLQTATSRGQTSNSPVALVELELGRNGQDSELVCLEFDDVRINQVLKKMAEIQESIDSIVHHS; this is translated from the exons ATGGCGGACGCCGAGGCTGTGAAAGCGCTGAGCGGTTTGTTAAACGGAATCGCACAAAGAGTTTATTACGGGAACTCGGAGATGACTGAGGAGCTGCTGAAGGAAGAGCTTTATCCTGATGTCCCTCATGAGGAGTTCCGCGTTCTGTACGACAAGATGAGGGGTTTGTTAAAG TCTGTCGCCGTAGCAGATATGGACCAGACCCAGCTGGAGGCGTTTCTGACCGCACAGACACGTAAGCACGGAGGAGGCGGTACGTCATCTGAGCAGGCGGCAGCTCTGGCACGTTTCTGGAAAGGACACAGAGCCCGGGTGCGAGAGAGCCTGCTGGCACAGAGCCGCTGGGAGCCTGCGCTGAGGGGATTGAGCTGGAGGGTGGACCTGCAGACCGCGACCAGTAGGGGGCAGACGTCCAACAGCCCCGTGGCTCTGGTAGAGCTCGAGCTCGGGAGAAACGGCCAG gacTCGGAGTTGGTGTGCTTGGAGTTTGATGACGTGAGGATTAACCAGGTTCTAAAGAAGATGGCAGAAATTCAAGAAAGCATCGACAGCATTGTGCATCACAGctag